In a single window of the Flavobacterium ammoniigenes genome:
- the gyrB gene encoding DNA topoisomerase (ATP-hydrolyzing) subunit B has protein sequence MSEEINKNNYSADSIQALEGMEHVRMRPSMYIGDVGVRGLHHLVYEVVDNSIDEAMGGHCDTISVAINEDGSISVEDNGRGIPVGIHKKEGVSALEVVMTKIGAGGKFDKDSYKVSGGLHGVGVSCVNALSSHLRATVHSSDGKIYEQEYERGKALYPVKQIGDTTKRGTIVTFYPDPTIFTQTTEYSYETLSARMRELSFLNKGIKITFTDKRELDKDGNFVSEVFHSTEGLKEYIRYLDGNREPIIAHVISMDHEKGEIPVEVALIYNTSYSENIFSYVNNINTHEGGTHLQGFRSGLTRTLKKYADASGMLDKLKFEIAGDDFREGLTAIISVKVSEPQFEGQTKTKLGNREVVSPVSQAVGEMLENYLEENPNDARIIIQKVILAAQARHAAKKAREMVQRKTVMGGGGLPGKLSDCSEQDPEKCEVYLVEGDSAGGTAKQGRDRNFQAILPLRGKILNVEKAMHHKVFESEEIRNIFTALGVTIGTAEDSKALNIEKLRYHKVIIMCDADVDGSHIATLILTFFFRFMRELIERGHVYIAAPPLYLVKKGNKKEYAWTEDQRDLANERMGGSAAIQRYKGLGEMNAEQLWETTMDPSFRTLRQVTIDNMVEADRVFSMLMGDEVPPRREFIEKNAVYANIDA, from the coding sequence ATGAGTGAGGAAATTAACAAGAATAATTATTCTGCGGATAGTATTCAGGCATTAGAAGGAATGGAGCATGTAAGAATGCGTCCGTCTATGTATATTGGAGATGTTGGAGTACGAGGATTGCATCATTTGGTTTATGAGGTGGTAGATAACTCCATCGATGAGGCTATGGGTGGTCATTGTGATACTATCAGCGTTGCAATCAATGAAGATGGGTCAATTTCTGTAGAAGACAATGGTCGTGGTATTCCAGTAGGAATTCATAAAAAAGAAGGTGTTTCGGCTTTAGAAGTGGTAATGACCAAAATTGGAGCTGGAGGTAAATTTGATAAAGATTCGTATAAAGTTTCTGGAGGTTTGCACGGTGTGGGTGTTTCTTGTGTGAACGCCTTGTCCTCTCACTTACGAGCTACGGTTCACAGTAGTGACGGAAAAATCTACGAGCAAGAATACGAAAGAGGAAAAGCATTATATCCAGTAAAACAAATTGGGGATACTACCAAAAGAGGAACGATCGTTACTTTTTATCCAGACCCAACTATTTTTACTCAAACTACGGAGTATTCATATGAGACTTTGTCGGCGCGTATGCGTGAATTGTCTTTCTTGAACAAGGGAATAAAAATCACTTTCACAGATAAAAGAGAATTAGATAAAGACGGCAACTTCGTTTCAGAAGTGTTTCATTCTACTGAAGGATTAAAAGAATACATTCGTTACTTAGATGGAAACCGTGAGCCAATTATTGCGCACGTAATTTCTATGGATCACGAAAAAGGAGAAATTCCAGTTGAGGTGGCGCTAATTTATAATACCAGTTATTCTGAGAATATCTTTTCGTATGTAAACAATATTAATACACACGAAGGAGGAACGCATTTACAAGGTTTTAGAAGTGGTTTGACAAGAACGCTAAAGAAATATGCCGATGCTTCAGGGATGTTGGATAAATTAAAATTCGAAATTGCTGGAGATGATTTCCGTGAGGGATTGACCGCTATTATTTCGGTTAAAGTTTCAGAGCCTCAGTTCGAAGGACAAACGAAAACTAAATTAGGGAATAGAGAAGTAGTTTCTCCTGTAAGCCAAGCTGTAGGAGAAATGCTAGAGAATTATTTGGAAGAAAATCCAAATGACGCTCGTATCATTATCCAAAAAGTAATTTTGGCTGCTCAAGCCCGTCACGCTGCTAAAAAAGCACGTGAAATGGTACAACGTAAGACCGTTATGGGTGGCGGTGGATTGCCAGGAAAATTATCCGATTGTTCGGAACAAGATCCAGAAAAATGTGAAGTATACCTTGTCGAGGGAGATTCGGCAGGTGGAACTGCAAAACAAGGTCGTGATCGAAATTTCCAAGCTATTTTGCCATTACGTGGTAAAATCTTGAACGTAGAAAAAGCGATGCATCACAAAGTTTTTGAAAGCGAAGAAATTCGAAATATTTTTACTGCTTTAGGTGTAACTATCGGTACCGCGGAGGACAGCAAAGCGTTGAACATTGAAAAATTGCGTTACCATAAAGTAATCATTATGTGTGATGCCGATGTCGATGGAAGTCACATTGCTACCTTAATCTTGACCTTCTTCTTCCGTTTTATGAGAGAATTGATCGAAAGAGGGCATGTGTATATTGCAGCGCCACCTTTGTATTTAGTTAAAAAAGGAAATAAAAAAGAATACGCTTGGACAGAAGACCAACGAGATTTAGCTAACGAAAGAATGGGCGGTAGCGCTGCTATTCAACGTTACAAAGGTCTTGGGGAGATGAACGCGGAACAATTGTGGGAAACTACCATGGATCCAAGTTTTAGAACCTTACGTCAAGTTACTATCGATAATATGGTGGAAGCCGACAGAGTTTTCTCTATGTTGATGGGGGATGAAGTGCCACCAAGAAGAGAATTCATCGAGAAAAATGCAGTTTATGCTAATATTGATGCGTAA
- a CDS encoding PhzF family phenazine biosynthesis protein, producing the protein MPLPFHIVDVFAESKYSGNQLAVFENAQDLTQAEMQNIAREINFAESTFITQIDKKTNAATIRIFTPEFEMKFAGHPIIGTAWVIMNRIFSDPKQPINLMVPIGKIPVYQEGELVWLQSAQPEFFSTFSSEGFSEFSTLKKNDFSAELPIQEVSTGSAFVIVPLNNREALTNLKLDLLCTHEWLQSNCKTAFQALYFFYLEGNDLYSRMLYIENGQLKEDAATGSASTCLQAYLLKYHAANLQITNQQGDAIGRPSKIYFNGQWDGVNFDIKIGGNSQYIAKGTWEV; encoded by the coding sequence ATGCCATTACCATTTCATATTGTAGACGTTTTTGCTGAAAGTAAGTATTCGGGAAATCAGTTAGCTGTTTTTGAAAACGCGCAGGATTTAACTCAAGCTGAAATGCAAAATATAGCTCGAGAAATTAATTTTGCAGAGAGTACCTTTATTACACAAATCGATAAGAAAACGAATGCGGCAACGATTCGAATTTTTACCCCAGAATTTGAAATGAAATTTGCAGGTCATCCCATTATTGGAACTGCTTGGGTGATTATGAATAGAATTTTTTCTGATCCAAAACAACCCATCAATCTGATGGTGCCAATTGGAAAAATTCCGGTTTATCAAGAAGGAGAATTGGTTTGGTTGCAATCAGCACAACCTGAGTTTTTTTCTACTTTTTCATCAGAGGGTTTTTCGGAATTTAGTACTTTAAAAAAGAATGATTTTTCTGCTGAGTTACCAATACAAGAAGTGAGTACAGGTAGTGCTTTTGTGATTGTTCCATTGAATAATAGAGAGGCGTTAACCAATTTGAAATTAGATTTATTGTGCACCCATGAATGGTTGCAATCCAATTGTAAAACAGCCTTTCAAGCGCTTTATTTTTTCTATTTGGAAGGAAATGATTTGTACAGCAGAATGTTGTACATCGAAAATGGTCAATTGAAAGAAGATGCTGCCACAGGAAGTGCGAGTACTTGTTTACAGGCTTATTTATTAAAGTACCATGCTGCCAATTTACAAATCACCAACCAGCAGGGTGATGCCATTGGGCGACCTTCCAAAATTTATTTTAATGGACAATGGGATGGGGTTAATTTTGATATAAAAATAGGAGGGAATTCTCAATACATCGCTAAAGGAACCTGGGAAGTATAA
- the asnB gene encoding asparagine synthase B — protein sequence MCGILAIIGKGKDEQLVRELSKRMTHRGPDESDLHITENGHILSHERLSIIDLHSGRQPIQGTSTAWMVHNGEVYNHQALRDGVLKGHTFRTKSDSEVIVHLYEEFKYDFCNMLDGDWAFVVVDGDDFIAGRDPMGVKPLYYGLDDRGRIYFASEMKPIADQCKTFSTFPPGHYYTPNTGFVKYYQPEYEDYTKADQELDLDLIRETLTEATRKRLMSDVPIGVLLSGGLDSSLTSSIASRLLKESGKKLHSFSIGLDADAPDAKAAKKVAEYLGTEHHEIHFTIEQGIEILDKLIWHLETYDVTSIRASTPMYFLSKAITDMGIKVVLSGEGADEIFGGYLYFRNAPTVEDFQKETIERVQKLFTADLLRADKSTMAHGLEARVPFLDKAFLDMAVRIKPEEKMPKTYDGKEKYILRKAFDTPDNPYLPDEVLWRQKEQFSDGVGYNWIDQLIEYCSSQVTDTQLAGAEAEFPYNTPTTKEAYFYRSIFNKYYPQVSAAQTVRKWIPKWQENQDPSGRANAAHVQADVEIAK from the coding sequence ATGTGCGGAATATTAGCCATCATTGGAAAAGGAAAAGATGAACAATTAGTAAGAGAACTTTCAAAAAGAATGACACACCGTGGTCCTGATGAAAGTGATTTACATATTACAGAGAATGGACATATTTTAAGTCACGAGCGTTTGTCAATTATTGACTTACATTCAGGGCGTCAACCAATTCAAGGAACTTCAACAGCTTGGATGGTACATAATGGAGAAGTTTACAATCACCAAGCATTAAGAGATGGAGTTTTAAAAGGACATACGTTTAGAACCAAATCCGATTCAGAAGTTATTGTTCATTTATATGAAGAATTCAAATACGATTTCTGTAACATGTTAGATGGAGATTGGGCTTTTGTTGTAGTAGATGGTGATGATTTTATTGCAGGTAGAGATCCAATGGGAGTGAAGCCATTGTATTACGGTTTAGACGATAGAGGAAGAATCTATTTTGCTTCAGAAATGAAACCTATTGCTGATCAATGTAAAACATTCTCTACTTTTCCTCCAGGACACTATTACACACCCAACACTGGTTTTGTAAAATACTACCAACCAGAATATGAAGATTATACTAAAGCAGATCAAGAATTAGATTTGGATTTGATCAGAGAAACCTTGACTGAGGCTACTCGTAAACGTTTGATGAGTGATGTGCCAATTGGAGTATTGCTTTCAGGAGGTTTGGATTCATCTTTGACTTCTTCAATTGCGTCACGATTATTGAAAGAAAGTGGTAAAAAACTACACTCCTTTTCAATTGGATTAGATGCTGATGCACCAGATGCTAAAGCGGCTAAAAAAGTAGCTGAATATTTAGGTACGGAGCACCACGAAATTCATTTCACTATTGAGCAAGGAATCGAAATCTTAGATAAATTGATCTGGCATTTAGAAACGTACGATGTAACTTCTATTCGTGCAAGTACACCGATGTATTTCTTGTCAAAAGCCATCACTGATATGGGAATCAAAGTGGTACTTTCTGGCGAAGGAGCTGATGAGATTTTTGGTGGGTATTTGTATTTTAGAAATGCACCAACTGTAGAAGATTTCCAAAAAGAAACGATTGAAAGAGTTCAGAAATTATTTACTGCCGATTTATTACGAGCAGATAAATCAACAATGGCTCACGGTTTAGAGGCGAGAGTTCCTTTCTTAGACAAAGCGTTCTTAGACATGGCTGTTCGAATCAAACCAGAAGAGAAAATGCCGAAAACCTACGATGGAAAAGAAAAATATATTCTAAGAAAAGCATTCGATACACCAGACAATCCGTATTTACCAGATGAGGTATTGTGGAGACAAAAAGAGCAATTCTCTGACGGTGTAGGATACAACTGGATTGATCAATTGATCGAGTATTGTTCTTCTCAAGTTACAGATACGCAATTAGCAGGTGCAGAAGCTGAGTTCCCTTACAATACGCCAACGACTAAAGAAGCGTATTTCTATAGATCGATCTTTAACAAATACTATCCACAAGTGAGTGCGGCTCAAACTGTACGCAAATGGATTCCAAAATGGCAAGAAAATCAAGATCCAAGTGGTAGAGCCAATGCGGCTCACGTTCAAGCCGATGTCGAGATTGCTAAATAA
- a CDS encoding TonB-dependent receptor, which produces MKKIVLRYSTFVVLLCVSQLALAQKKQEKIRTEEVNVVKSYSPTISDAFKIKETPALNVEGTSPKETVKYSIFSFPVASTFTPNKGRAEEVDQEELGRFYKSYATFGGGNYGTLNAELFATQDLNSEEYVAGMFRHLSSQGGIKGVDLENSFYDTSLDVTYGTEAKELSWNINLGYQNQIYHWYGLPTNFTNLLVPSAYDVLVWGIEPKQSYNTITLDSKIEFNESILQASSFKFAHFSDAFGSSENRFYAKPSFQFTALGKEIKLNAIVDYLGGHFDHNYNRTNTEPSKYGFTNFGISPSYELEKDNWSMHLGLGLYYSLDTQHSNNQLFLYPQLTASHKVVGDLMIFYAGAEGGLDQNSYLDFVNENPFLSPTLQIAPTNKKYDVYAGLKGKLADNISYNIRGSFVDENNKAMFKSNDFSSDVNNQPYAFGNSLSIVYDNVKTVRFFGELKADISEAISFGANSTLSIYNTANQPEAWNLPALQFNANLDYSLNSKWYAGADVFFVGTRKDLQANNDRVYIVAPTYIPTTLESYIDLNAHVGYKHSERLTGFLKANNILNQAYQKWMNYPVQGFQVVLGANYKFDF; this is translated from the coding sequence ATGAAAAAAATTGTTTTAAGATATTCGACATTTGTAGTGTTATTGTGTGTTTCGCAATTAGCATTGGCACAGAAAAAACAAGAAAAAATTAGAACCGAAGAGGTAAATGTGGTCAAATCGTATAGCCCAACTATTTCTGACGCTTTTAAGATAAAAGAAACTCCTGCCTTGAATGTAGAAGGAACTAGCCCAAAAGAAACAGTAAAATATAGTATTTTTTCTTTTCCTGTAGCTTCTACTTTTACGCCAAATAAAGGAAGAGCTGAAGAGGTAGATCAAGAGGAATTAGGTCGTTTTTACAAAAGCTACGCTACGTTTGGAGGCGGTAATTATGGAACATTGAATGCAGAGTTGTTTGCTACTCAAGATCTAAATAGTGAGGAATATGTGGCGGGAATGTTTCGTCATTTATCATCTCAAGGAGGAATCAAAGGAGTGGATTTAGAAAATTCATTTTACGACACATCGTTGGATGTTACTTATGGAACAGAAGCGAAAGAATTGTCTTGGAATATTAATTTAGGCTATCAAAATCAAATCTACCATTGGTATGGATTGCCAACCAATTTTACGAATTTATTGGTGCCTTCTGCTTATGATGTTTTAGTTTGGGGAATTGAACCAAAACAATCCTATAACACGATTACATTAGATTCTAAAATTGAATTTAACGAAAGTATTTTGCAAGCCTCGAGTTTTAAATTTGCCCATTTTTCAGATGCATTTGGCTCATCGGAAAACCGATTTTATGCTAAACCCTCTTTTCAATTTACAGCTTTAGGTAAAGAAATTAAACTGAATGCTATCGTGGATTATTTGGGCGGTCATTTTGATCATAATTACAATCGAACCAATACTGAACCTTCAAAATATGGGTTTACTAATTTCGGGATTTCGCCAAGTTATGAATTGGAAAAAGACAATTGGTCCATGCATTTAGGATTGGGCTTGTATTACAGTTTGGATACCCAACACAGTAACAACCAACTTTTCTTGTATCCACAACTTACCGCTTCGCACAAAGTAGTGGGCGATTTGATGATTTTTTATGCAGGAGCCGAAGGAGGATTGGATCAAAATTCGTATCTCGATTTTGTAAATGAAAATCCCTTTTTGTCCCCAACACTTCAGATTGCGCCAACCAATAAAAAGTATGATGTATATGCAGGTTTAAAAGGAAAATTAGCAGACAATATCAGTTATAATATTAGAGGTTCGTTTGTAGATGAGAACAACAAAGCCATGTTTAAAAGCAATGATTTCTCATCGGATGTCAATAATCAACCCTATGCTTTTGGTAATTCATTGAGCATCGTTTATGATAATGTAAAAACAGTTCGATTTTTTGGCGAATTGAAAGCCGATATTTCGGAAGCGATTAGTTTTGGAGCCAATAGTACGCTGTCTATTTACAACACTGCAAATCAACCTGAAGCTTGGAATTTGCCAGCACTGCAATTCAATGCCAATCTAGATTACTCCCTAAATTCAAAATGGTACGCTGGTGCAGATGTGTTTTTTGTGGGTACTCGAAAAGATTTGCAAGCCAACAATGACAGAGTTTATATTGTAGCACCAACCTACATTCCAACTACTTTGGAATCGTATATCGATTTGAATGCTCATGTAGGTTACAAACACAGCGAGCGATTGACAGGTTTTTTGAAAGCCAATAATATCTTGAATCAGGCCTATCAAAAATGGATGAATTATCCGGTACAAGGATTCCAAGTAGTTTTGGGTGCCAATTATAAATTTGATTTTTAA
- the mdh gene encoding malate dehydrogenase → MKVTIVGAGNVGATCADVISYRGIASEVVLLDIKEGFAEGKAMDIMQCATNTGFNTKVIGVTNDYSKTANSDVVVITSGIPRKPGMTREELIGINAGIVKTVAENVLAHSPNTIVVVVSNPMDTMTYLALKSTGLPKNRIIGMGGALDSSRFRYYLSQALDKPSNDVSAMVIGGHGDTTMIPLTRLASYNGIPVSEFLSQDALDKVAASTMVGGATLTGLLGTSAWYAPGASVAYLVDSILNDQKKMIACSVFLEGEYGQNDICIGVPCIIGKNGVEQIVDITLNDAEKALFAKSADAVRNMNADLKSVLV, encoded by the coding sequence ATGAAAGTTACAATTGTAGGAGCAGGAAATGTGGGAGCAACCTGTGCTGATGTGATTTCGTATAGAGGAATTGCAAGCGAAGTAGTTTTATTGGATATTAAAGAAGGTTTTGCCGAAGGTAAAGCGATGGATATTATGCAGTGTGCTACTAATACTGGTTTTAATACGAAAGTAATTGGGGTAACCAATGATTACTCTAAAACAGCCAATAGCGATGTGGTAGTTATTACCTCTGGAATTCCAAGAAAACCAGGAATGACTCGTGAAGAATTGATTGGTATTAACGCAGGTATTGTGAAAACAGTTGCCGAAAATGTGTTGGCTCATTCACCTAATACAATTGTAGTAGTTGTTTCTAATCCTATGGATACCATGACCTATTTGGCATTAAAATCTACAGGTTTACCAAAAAACAGAATTATTGGAATGGGAGGTGCTTTAGATAGCTCTCGTTTCAGATATTACTTGTCTCAAGCTTTAGACAAACCTTCAAATGATGTGTCTGCAATGGTAATAGGAGGTCACGGAGATACGACTATGATTCCATTAACGCGATTGGCTTCTTATAATGGTATTCCAGTTTCTGAATTTCTTTCACAAGACGCTTTGGATAAAGTAGCGGCATCAACTATGGTAGGTGGAGCCACTTTGACTGGACTTTTAGGAACTTCAGCTTGGTATGCACCAGGTGCTTCAGTAGCATATTTAGTGGATAGTATTTTGAATGACCAAAAGAAAATGATTGCTTGTTCTGTTTTCCTAGAAGGCGAATACGGGCAAAATGATATTTGTATTGGTGTTCCTTGTATTATTGGTAAAAACGGAGTAGAACAAATCGTTGATATCACATTAAATGACGCAGAAAAAGCATTATTTGCTAAAAGTGCTGATGCAGTTAGAAATATGAATGCTGATTTGAAATCAGTTTTAGTATAA